The Methanococcus voltae PS genome segment ATCATTAAATATATTAAGTAATATGTCTTTATCTTCTTTTGACGCTTCTTTAACATTAGTATCGTAAGGTATGTTATCATCAATCTTTATATTGTATAATTCGTATAAAATAACAGCCACAGCATGCGATAAATTCATTATAGGATAATTAGAACAGGTAGGGATTGAAACTAACAAATCACAGAGTTCAACATCTTCATTTCTAAGTCCATCATCTTCCCTTCCAAAAACAATACCTATATTACCTTTAAGACTAATACTTTTTTCCGCTAATTTTCGAGGGGTCATTGGTATCCTTTTAATATTTTTATCCCCGCCAGAAACTGCGCCTGTTGTGGCTACAAGATAGTCTATATCAAAAGACGCTTCTTCAAGTGTTTTATAAAATTTGGCATTTTCCAGTATTTCTTTAGCATGAACAGCACGTATGAAGGCTTCATTATTCAAAACTGTTTCCGGTTTTTCGTCATCTTTATTCTGGACTATTCTTAAGTCGTATGTATCAAAATTCATCATATTTCTTGCAATAGCCCCTAAATTTCCGCTATATTTTGGATTTACAAGTATAACTGTAGTTTTCATAATTTCACGTTTTTAATTTCTAAAAATATAACTGATAATATAACACTAACATAGTATATCAATAATATAATAACAATAATATAATAACAATAGTACTATTTGAATAAATCTATAAAATAATAAAAATGTATTTAAAATTTACAAAAAAAGTAAAAATTAAGTATTACTTGATTAAGTACCAAGTAATTAATTAAATATTAATTAATATTTAATTCAAGGGAATTATTGGGAAATCCTTTTAACACTTATTTTTAAGTCGTATGTTTCTTCATTAGGCGTTTTAATGGTCCATTCCTGATTATATACTGATGAATCATTACTATCAATATCGGAATCACTTACAAAGTTTCCTCTAACTTCTTTAGCAATTCTTGATAATAATTCTTCGTTAAATTCAATTCCTGAGTATAATACACTTATTTTTTCATTTACTTCTAAATCAAGGTCTTTTCTCATAGATTGAATTCTTCTAATTACTTCTCTTGCTAAACCTTCTTTAATCAATTCAGGTTTAATTTCATTGTGAATGTAGAAGTTTCCTTTTGAAAATTCAATACCTACGATATTTTCAGGAATTTCAACTCTAAATTCAACGTATTCAGGTTTAATTTCAAATTCACCCGTGTATGAACCGTTTTTAAGAGCGTCTTTTAATTCTTTTCCATCGATTGAATTTATAAATTTAACTACTTTCGGAACATCACTTCTGAAAACTTTTCCAAGTTCTTTAAAGTTAGGTTTTACAATTATATTTCCTTCAAATTCTTTAAATTCAATTTCTTTGACATTACCTTGTTCTTTGATAATATAGTCATATTTTTCAACTGAATTTTTAATTTCTTCAGGTAATGTTATTTTGTAAATTGGGTACCTAAGAGTATATTTAATTTTATCCCTACCTCTTAATAAACCGTCTACAATTTCCCTAACTAATGAAATATCGTTTTCAAGTTCTTTATTAATCATTGACTCGTCATATTCAATGTTTAACATTGAAATGCTTTCGGGCATGCCTAATTCTTCAAATTTAAGGTTTTGGTAAATCCTTTCGGAGATATGTGGAACTACAGGCGCCATAACAGTTACTAACTTTAATAATACGTAGTATAATGTTTGGTAAACAGCTAATTTGTCCTTACTGTCTTTTTCTTGCCAGGTTCTATCTCTAATTAATTTGATGTACCATCTACTTAAATCGTTCAATACGAAGTCTCTGATTGCCCAGGTGTATGTGTGTAAGAATGGTTGTTCAAGAGCTTCCTTGGAAGTTTTAACAAGTGAATTTACTTTACTTAATATCCATCTGTCTTCAACCCTACAGTTTTCAAGGTAATCCATATTTGGAACGAAATCATCAAGTGTCATGTAGTTTACAGAGAATGAATACGAGTTCCAGAGAGTGTTTAACATACTTCTAACTTCTTCAAGTTCGGAGTAAGCAAATCTTAAATCTTCCCAAGCTTTATTTGCACTTAAAAGGTAGAATCTAAGGATATCTGCACCGTACTTAGCAATAACATCGTCAGGGCTAACAATGTTACCAAGACTTTTACTCATCTTTTCTCCTTTTTCATCCAAGGTGAAACCGTGCATTAAACATTTTTTATATGGAATATCTCCAAATACAAGTTCGCTAAGTGCGTGTTGGGAGTAGAACCATTTTGTAACTTGGTCGTGTCCTTCTGTAATGAAATCAGCTTTTTTAAGCTCTTTTGAACCAATACTTGCATATGGTGCAAGACCGCTATCATACCAAACGTCTAGAACATCAGGTACTCTGCTCATAACTCCACCGCAAGAACATTTAATTTTAACCGGGTCTACGGATGGTTTATGAATATCATCGAGTTTTACCGGTTCGATTGACTTTTCTTCAAGTTCGGCAATACTTCCGATAACTTCGTATTTACCACATTCTTCACATACCCAAATAGGCAAAGGAATACCCCAGTATCTTTGTCTTGAAATGTTCCAGTCGCCTACAAAGGTAACGCCGTTTACATATCTAGTTTCAACCCAATTAGGTGTCCACCCAACAGTTTTACCGTGTTCTATGATGCTATCTTTAATTTTAGAGATTGATAAGAACCATTGTTCGGTTGACCTAAATAATAAAGGTGTTTTACATCTCCAGCAGTGCGGATATGAGTGTTTTGATTTACCATAGTTTACTAATAAATCTTTTTCAGATAGCAAGTCAACTATTTTTTCATCCATATCTTTAATGAATAAACCTTTCCAAATGGATTCTGTATATTTTCCATTGTCATCTAATGGAGCGTAAGCAGGTAATCCGTATTTTGTACCAACTGCAAAGTCGTCTTCCCCAAATCCTGGAGCGGTGTGTACTAATCCAGTACCACCTTCAGTTGTCACGTGGTCGCCTTCTACAATCATGTGAGCATTTTCAAGTTCAGCGAATTCTTTCTGTCTTTCGTTTTCTTCCATAAATGGATGGATGTACTTTTTACCAACTAATTCACTACCTTTAAAGGTTTCTAATACATTGTATTCAAGTGTTTTACCTTGGTATTCTGCTGTATTGATAGCTTTTTTCATTACACTTTCAACTAGAGCTTCAGCAACAATCCAATTTTGTTTACTTGTTTCAGCAGTTTCGTTATCCGTTCTTATAACTTCTACTTTTGCATAATCGAACTCGTTTCCAACAGCAACGAGTAAGTTTGAAGGTAAAGTCCATGGAGTAGTTGTCCAAATAACTATGTACTCATTTTCTGCATCTTTTAATTGGAATTTCACATAAGCTGAAGGGTCAACAACGTCTTTATATTCCCCCCTAACTTCGTGCTCAGCAAGTGAAGTCTCACATCTTGGGCACCAGTACCCAACTCTAAGGTCTTTTTCTAAAAGGTCTTTTTCGTGAGCTTTTTTAAGTGTCCACCAACCCATTTCCATGTATTCCTTTTTGATTGGCATGTACGCATTTTCCCAATCTAACCAAACACCCAAGTTTTTAAATTGCTTTTCCATGTTTGCTTTATGGGTAAGTGCAAATTCTTTACATTTATCAATGAATACTTGAGTTCCGATTTTTGTTTCAATATCTTTCTTTGACGAAAGTTTAAACTCGTTTTCAACTTTAACTTCGATAGGTAAACCGTGCATATCCCAGCCTGCCATATCTGAAACGTTAAAACCTTCCATTCTTTTAAATCTTAAAACAGTATCTTTTATAGTTTTATTCCAAGCAGTACCTAAATGTATGGCGCCGGAACAGTATGGGGGACCATCAACAAAATAATAATCCGGGTTATTAGCAGTTGCATTTAAAGCTTTAACTTTTTTATATATGTTGTTTTTTTCCCAAAATTCTTTAACGGACTTGTCCATTTCAACAAAATCTAGTCCACCTACTGATTTCATTAAAATCACCTAATAATTTTTAATTATAATATATTAGTTATTTGCAATTGTAATATGTATAATAATTATAATAATTATAATAATTATAATATTTGATTATACAAAAATATATTAATATTCTAAAAACTTATAATATTAAAAAAATAATATACTTAGTTTATTTACTATTTTTATTATTTTTTGTTACCTTTATTTTTTTGTTTAGATTTTGTATTTTTTTCAGATTTTTCAGATTTTTTACCGTTTTCTTCATCTTCGTTATCAAGTATGGCTTTACTTTTATAGTATCCTTTTAACATGGGCATCTTAGGAAAATCGTCAATTAAGAAAGAATAAGGTTCGTGTCTTTCGCTAAGTATTACAATGTGTGCAGGAGGGTGTATTTTCCTAATCCTGTCGATTGAACGTGGGGCATTCTCTTCAATTTTTACAAGACAAGCTTTTTTACAAGGTTTTTTAATATTTCCAACGATGTATTCTAAAATTTCATCAGCAGCTTCTGGTACCATGATTCTTGGTTTTCCAACAATCGTTAGTTTAGCGTGCCTATGTACATCTGCTAAGGCGTTTTTTATTTTTTCGTAGCTGTCTCCCCTTATAAGTAACAATACCATTCTTTTCACCGTGTTTAGTTCGATTAAGCGAAATAAAATCAATTTTATTTCTTCTTAACCCTATATAAAAATAAAGTAATACAATATAAAAAATAAAAATAAAAATAAAAAATATTAAATAAATCATTTCTATTTTAATCTTATACTATTTTATTTTCAATATTCAAATTTATTTAACTATATTAAGTATGTCTAAATATTTTTAACTATGTATTAGTTTATTTATCTTTGGAATTTTATATATAAAATACTTGCTATTATTCTGCTAAATTGCATTAGTGTATTGTTAATTTATGTTTAAATTATATTAAAATTTTACCTATTCATAGTCTAAAGAGTTTTCAAGAATTTTTACATTTCTAGGGTAGTATTCAATATAATTGGAAATATCTTCGCTACTTATTCTTGCCTCTAATTTTGTAAGTGTTCTATCATTGCTATTTTTAGTAAATCCGTAAGGCAGTGCTTTTTTAAGCTCTTCAATACTTTCGTAATGTTCTGAACGAGAATGTATTGTATTAGCCATTTTTTCGGGAATTATATTTCGAATATCGTATTTATCATTATTAACAGTATCTAAAATCCTATCTTCGTATCTTTTTAAAATTATTTCGTCCATACCATAATTTTTGAATAGGTTTTCAATAATCTCAATCGTAGTATCTGGAACCATATTTTTTAAAATATCGAAATTTCCATTGTAAATTCCTTCACGTATTTTTGTACCACTAATACCTTCAATTCGTTCTAAAAATTTGAATTTTGGTTCGTAGTTATTAAGTACTTTTCTAAGTTTATGAATGGTGTATGACATAGAAGCTATTACGTAGTTGTCTATTTCTAATTTTTCCCCTAAAACTTCACCTGTTTCTATGCAGGATATTTTATAGGGCTTTATTTTTATATGGTGCCCATCTATAATGCAGGATATTACTTTATTCATTGTTTGCTCTTCTATATATCCTCTAGGTATCACTTCGCCCCCTAATTTATAAAACATCCTAATTAAACACTGTACGTACTGACCTGAGCCCATAATTCCCATTGGTGGACCTTCTACAACTAAGTCTGCACCTGCTTTAATTGCCATTTTAGCACGTATTTCACGATTTAATAAATAAGGAACCCCCCTACCGCTTCTTTCAAGAGGTCCAGGAACAACACAGATAAATATTCCAAATTTCTTTGCAAAATCCATGCAATATTTATGTCCGTTATGTAATGGGTTATATTCGGTAAAATCAACAACAATAGAATCGCCTTTATATCCGTTACCTGCACCCAATGCATCGTTTTTTTCATTTTTAAAAGCTTTAAGTTCTTCAATAATTTCGTTTAGTTTGGAGTCTGATTTTAAATTTATTTTTGATTCCTTTTTTAAATTTTTAGCACAACTGGCATCATCAATGATATTATTTCTATCTTTCTCATAATTTTCAAAATTTTTCAAATTAAAGTCCATATCCATAATATCTAACTCCAAACTTTATATATTTTTATTTAATCCGACTATGTATTGTTTATTTTATTTTTAATCATAAT includes the following:
- a CDS encoding RNA methyltransferase; protein product: MKTTVILVNPKYSGNLGAIARNMMNFDTYDLRIVQNKDDEKPETVLNNEAFIRAVHAKEILENAKFYKTLEEASFDIDYLVATTGAVSGGDKNIKRIPMTPRKLAEKSISLKGNIGIVFGREDDGLRNEDVELCDLLVSIPTCSNYPIMNLSHAVAVILYELYNIKIDDNIPYDTNVKEASKEDKDILLNIFNDFVDKSLIQDHKKPICKTIFKRVISRAFISGREANSLMCVFKDKVIGSNKTKD
- the ileS gene encoding isoleucine--tRNA ligase — its product is MKSVGGLDFVEMDKSVKEFWEKNNIYKKVKALNATANNPDYYFVDGPPYCSGAIHLGTAWNKTIKDTVLRFKRMEGFNVSDMAGWDMHGLPIEVKVENEFKLSSKKDIETKIGTQVFIDKCKEFALTHKANMEKQFKNLGVWLDWENAYMPIKKEYMEMGWWTLKKAHEKDLLEKDLRVGYWCPRCETSLAEHEVRGEYKDVVDPSAYVKFQLKDAENEYIVIWTTTPWTLPSNLLVAVGNEFDYAKVEVIRTDNETAETSKQNWIVAEALVESVMKKAINTAEYQGKTLEYNVLETFKGSELVGKKYIHPFMEENERQKEFAELENAHMIVEGDHVTTEGGTGLVHTAPGFGEDDFAVGTKYGLPAYAPLDDNGKYTESIWKGLFIKDMDEKIVDLLSEKDLLVNYGKSKHSYPHCWRCKTPLLFRSTEQWFLSISKIKDSIIEHGKTVGWTPNWVETRYVNGVTFVGDWNISRQRYWGIPLPIWVCEECGKYEVIGSIAELEEKSIEPVKLDDIHKPSVDPVKIKCSCGGVMSRVPDVLDVWYDSGLAPYASIGSKELKKADFITEGHDQVTKWFYSQHALSELVFGDIPYKKCLMHGFTLDEKGEKMSKSLGNIVSPDDVIAKYGADILRFYLLSANKAWEDLRFAYSELEEVRSMLNTLWNSYSFSVNYMTLDDFVPNMDYLENCRVEDRWILSKVNSLVKTSKEALEQPFLHTYTWAIRDFVLNDLSRWYIKLIRDRTWQEKDSKDKLAVYQTLYYVLLKLVTVMAPVVPHISERIYQNLKFEELGMPESISMLNIEYDESMINKELENDISLVREIVDGLLRGRDKIKYTLRYPIYKITLPEEIKNSVEKYDYIIKEQGNVKEIEFKEFEGNIIVKPNFKELGKVFRSDVPKVVKFINSIDGKELKDALKNGSYTGEFEIKPEYVEFRVEIPENIVGIEFSKGNFYIHNEIKPELIKEGLAREVIRRIQSMRKDLDLEVNEKISVLYSGIEFNEELLSRIAKEVRGNFVSDSDIDSNDSSVYNQEWTIKTPNEETYDLKISVKRISQ
- a CDS encoding DUF356 domain-containing protein, whose amino-acid sequence is MVLLLIRGDSYEKIKNALADVHRHAKLTIVGKPRIMVPEAADEILEYIVGNIKKPCKKACLVKIEENAPRSIDRIRKIHPPAHIVILSERHEPYSFLIDDFPKMPMLKGYYKSKAILDNEDEENGKKSEKSEKNTKSKQKNKGNKK
- a CDS encoding nucleotidyltransferase family protein; this encodes MDMDFNLKNFENYEKDRNNIIDDASCAKNLKKESKINLKSDSKLNEIIEELKAFKNEKNDALGAGNGYKGDSIVVDFTEYNPLHNGHKYCMDFAKKFGIFICVVPGPLERSGRGVPYLLNREIRAKMAIKAGADLVVEGPPMGIMGSGQYVQCLIRMFYKLGGEVIPRGYIEEQTMNKVISCIIDGHHIKIKPYKISCIETGEVLGEKLEIDNYVIASMSYTIHKLRKVLNNYEPKFKFLERIEGISGTKIREGIYNGNFDILKNMVPDTTIEIIENLFKNYGMDEIILKRYEDRILDTVNNDKYDIRNIIPEKMANTIHSRSEHYESIEELKKALPYGFTKNSNDRTLTKLEARISSEDISNYIEYYPRNVKILENSLDYE